A part of Rhodamnia argentea isolate NSW1041297 chromosome 8, ASM2092103v1, whole genome shotgun sequence genomic DNA contains:
- the LOC115735285 gene encoding UBP1-associated protein 2B-like — MAKKRKLRSSDPSPAKPAEPQDQQEPSQASQPEPVPEETAKQEPQSMAVDDSAQENPASDVKPQIGEPEAEKVQGRPEAEEEEREREQEPEERIDLNASSGGGVASEPAASQANGASEENNEEEEDVGDVDDEPVEKLLEPFTKEQLTMVLKQAVAKYPDLIESVRGVADADPAHRKIFVHGLGWDATAESLISVFGKYGEIEDCKAVTDRVSGKSKGYAFILFKHRSGARRALKQPQKKIGNRVTSCQLASTGPVPAPPPSAPPVSEYTQRKIFVSNVSAEVDPEKLLEFFKQFGEVEDGPLGLDKQTGKPKGFALFVYKSVESAKKALEEPYKTFEGITLHCQKAIDGPKPGKTFSGHQQHHQYHQPQYSHPRKEKNKYAAGGGSAPGHLMAPAGPAVGFNPGPAQAFNPALGQALTAILATQGAGLGIGNLLGGIGAPPMNQGGMPGGYASQPAGSYGMQPGMQGVYQNPQMGQGTSGRPPQGGGPPYMGH; from the coding sequence ATGGCCAAGAAGCGAAAGCTTCGATCCTCCGACCCCTCCCCGGCCAAACCCGCCGAGCCTCAGGACCAGCAAGAGCCCTCTCAGGCCAGCCAGCCCGAGCCGGTCCCCGAGGAGACAGCGAAGCAAGAGCCGCAGAGCATGGCCGTGGACGATTCTGCGCAGGAGAATCCGGCTTCGGATGTCAAACCGCAGATCGGAGAACCGGAGGCGGAGAAGGTACAAGGAAGGCCAGAAGCTGAGGAAGAAGAGCGGGAGCGGGAGCAGGAGCCGGAAGAGCGAATTGATTTAAATGCGTCGAGCGGAGGCGGCGTCGCGTCGGAGCCGGCAGCATCCCAGGCGAATGGAGCTTCGGAGGAGAATaatgaagaggaggaagacGTGGGTGACGTGGACGACGAGCCTGTGGAGAAGCTTCTGGAGCCGTTCACTAAGGAGCAGCTGACTATGGTTCTCAAGCAGGCCGTGGCTAAGTACCCCGACTTGATTGAGAGCGTGAGAGGGGTGGCGGACGCGGATCCTGCTCACAGGAAGATCTTCGTGCACGGCCTTGGCTGGGACGCCACTGCCGAATCCCTAATTTCAGTTTTCGGGAAGTACGGGGAGATCGAGGACTGCAAGGCGGTCACGGACAGGGTCTCCGGGAAGTCGAAGGGCTATGCATTCATCCTGTTCAAGCATCGGAGCGGCGCGCGGAGGGCTCTCAAGCAGCCGCAGAAGAAGATTGGCAACCGCGTCACCTCATGCCAGCTGGCGTCCACGGGCCCCGTCCCAGCCCCGCCTCCTAGCGCGCCTCCTGTTTCGGAGTACACCCAAAGGAAGATCTTCGTGAGCAATGTGTCAGCTGAGGTTGATCCTGAGAAGCTATTGGAGTTCTTTAAGCAGTTTGGGGAGGTTGAGGATGGTCCTCTGGGGCTCGATAAACAGACTGGTAAGCCGAAAGGTTTCGCGCTGTTTGTTTACAAGTCCGTTGAGAGTGCTAAGAAGGCTTTGGAGGAGCCGTACAAGACCTTCGAAGGAATTACTTTGCACTGCCAAAAGGCAATTGATGGGCCAAAACCAGGTAAAACCTTCAGCGGGCATCAACAGCATCACCAATACCACCAACCACAGTATTCGCATCccaggaaagagaaaaataagtaTGCAGCTGGTGGTGGGTCGGCTCCAGGACATTTGATGGCGCCTGCGGGACCAGCCGTTGGGTTTAATCCTGGCCCAGCGCAGGCATTTAATCCAGCACTTGGACAGGCCTTGACTGCTATTCTTGCCACCCAAGGAGCTGGGTTGGGAATTGGTAATTTGCTGGGAGGTATAGGAGCACCTCCGATGAACCAAGGTGGCATGCCCGGAGGATATGCTAGCCAACCTGCCGGAAGCTATGGGATGCAACCTGGGATGCAAGGTGTTTATC